One window of the Salvia splendens isolate huo1 chromosome 1, SspV2, whole genome shotgun sequence genome contains the following:
- the LOC121742367 gene encoding mitotic checkpoint protein BUB3.1-like isoform X2, whose amino-acid sequence MDFSSSQTIYSSHRLSFLLAVDLCGNWWLLCSRLVFNYNKEDVLGRHDGPVRCVEYSYATGQVITGSWDKTLKCWDPRSSSGQDRSVGTYTQPERVYSMSVVGNRLVVATAGRHVNVYDLRNMSQPEQRRESSLKYQTRCVRCYPNGTGYALSSVEGRVAMEFFDLSETGQSKKYAFKCHRKSEAGRDIVYPVNAIAFHPIYGTFATGGCDGYVNVWDGNNKKRLYQYTKYPTSIAAVSFSRDGRLLAVASSYTYEEGDKAHEPDAIFVRSVNEVEVKPKPKMLPNPAS is encoded by the exons ATGGATTTTAGTTCTTCTCAAACGATATACTCATCACATAGATTGAGTTTTTTGCTTGCTGTTGACTTATGTGGCAATTGGTGGTTGTTATGCTCCAGGCTTGTGTTTAATTACAACAAGGAGGATGTTTTGGGGCGGCATGATGGGCCTGTCCGATGTGTTGAATACTCATATGCAACTG GTCAAGTTATTACGGGTAGCTGGGACAAAACCTTGAAGTGCTGGGATCCAAGAAGTTCCAGTGGCCAGGATCGCTCTGTTGGAACATATACTCAACCTGAGCGTGTTTATTCTATGTCTGTTGTTGGAAATCGCTTAGTGGTTGCTACTGCTGGAAGGCATGTAAATGTGTATGATCTTCGAAACATGTCTCAACCTGAACAACGGAGGGAATCTTCTTTGAAATACCAAACAAGATGTGTCCGATGTTATCCTAATGGGACAG GTTATGCTCTTAGTAGCGTTGAAGGACGAGTAGCCATGGAGTTTTTTGACCTTTCAGAGACGGGCCAATCTAAAAA GTATGCATTCAAGTGCCATAGGAAGTCTGAAGCAGGAAGAGATATTGTATACCCTGTGAATGCCATTGCATTTCACCCTAT CTATGGTACCTTTGCTACTGGAGGTTGTGACGGTTATGTTAACGTGTGGGATGGAAACAACAAGAAAAGGCTTTATCAG TATACGAAGTACCCGACAAGTATTGCAGCAGTGTCCTTTAGCAGAGACGGTAGACTGCTGGCTGTTGCTTCTAGTTACACATATGAAGAAGGAGATAAAGC CCACGAGCCAGATGCCATCTTTGTCCGCAGCGTAAACGAAGTAGAAGTCAAGCCAAAGCCGAAAATGCTTCCCAACCCTGCTTCATGA